A portion of the Acidisarcina polymorpha genome contains these proteins:
- a CDS encoding terminase, whose translation MAVFLAESLLRVRDKKGKQAPLRANRAQREYERRRGQNNIVLKARQMGISTWIAGRFFLKTITQPGTLTVQVAHSQEAAESIFRCVHRFLGALPASLRNGALKTARASSRQIVFPALDSEYRVETAGDRNAGRGVTIQNLHCSEVARWPGDAAETLAGLRAALPKDGELVLESTPNGADGCFYEEWQRGMEDGRSGESAGGGLVRHFFPWWWDADYVGDPVAKAQYSVEERQLAERYGLRGEQIGFRRRMEAGFRHLARQEYAEDADACFLSSGACVFDVASVDARLRELPEPVEARDGGELLIWYPPETGRDYIVAVDPAGGGAAGDFSAAQVIETTTGLQCAELQGKLETLELALRVAALAREYGTAILVVERNNHGSGVLAYLRSVCRYPRVYKQEGQDGWLTSSLSRPEMIGTMSAALVESAGTFQSRRLMKECRTFIRFRNGKTGAESGSHDDCLMAMAIGLAARHEMAGRASRKSDGMRRPILSI comes from the coding sequence ATGGCGGTGTTTCTGGCCGAGTCGCTGCTGCGGGTGCGGGACAAGAAGGGGAAACAGGCGCCATTGCGAGCGAACCGGGCGCAGCGGGAGTACGAGAGACGGCGCGGCCAGAACAACATCGTGCTGAAGGCGCGGCAGATGGGGATCAGTACCTGGATCGCGGGAAGATTCTTCCTGAAGACTATTACTCAGCCGGGAACGTTGACGGTGCAGGTGGCGCATAGCCAGGAGGCGGCGGAGAGCATCTTTCGCTGTGTGCACCGCTTCCTTGGGGCTTTACCGGCTTCGCTCCGCAATGGGGCTTTGAAGACGGCCAGAGCAAGTTCGAGGCAGATTGTCTTCCCTGCTCTAGACAGTGAATACCGGGTGGAGACGGCGGGCGACCGCAATGCGGGACGCGGGGTGACGATACAGAACCTGCACTGTTCGGAGGTAGCGCGCTGGCCGGGAGATGCGGCCGAGACACTGGCGGGACTGAGGGCGGCGCTGCCGAAGGATGGAGAGCTGGTGTTGGAGTCGACGCCGAACGGAGCGGACGGTTGCTTCTACGAGGAGTGGCAGCGGGGGATGGAGGACGGACGCAGTGGGGAGAGCGCCGGAGGGGGATTGGTTCGGCATTTTTTCCCGTGGTGGTGGGATGCGGATTATGTTGGAGATCCGGTCGCCAAGGCGCAGTATTCAGTTGAAGAACGACAGCTTGCCGAGCGCTATGGATTGCGCGGCGAACAGATCGGTTTCCGGCGCCGCATGGAAGCGGGCTTCCGCCATTTAGCGCGCCAAGAATATGCCGAGGATGCCGACGCGTGCTTCTTGTCAAGCGGAGCCTGCGTCTTCGATGTAGCCTCAGTGGATGCCCGCCTTCGCGAGCTGCCGGAGCCGGTGGAGGCGCGGGATGGCGGGGAGCTGTTGATCTGGTACCCGCCGGAGACCGGGCGGGACTACATCGTCGCGGTAGATCCGGCGGGAGGCGGTGCGGCAGGCGATTTTTCCGCGGCCCAAGTGATTGAGACGACCACGGGGCTGCAATGCGCGGAATTGCAGGGCAAGCTGGAAACTTTGGAGCTGGCGTTACGGGTAGCGGCGCTCGCGCGTGAATATGGCACGGCAATCCTGGTCGTAGAGCGCAACAATCATGGTTCGGGCGTATTGGCGTATTTGAGGAGCGTCTGCCGGTATCCCAGGGTTTACAAGCAGGAGGGGCAGGATGGATGGCTCACCTCCTCCCTTTCCCGGCCGGAGATGATTGGAACGATGTCGGCAGCGCTGGTCGAGAGTGCAGGGACCTTTCAGAGCCGGCGGTTGATGAAGGAGTGCCGTACGTTTATCCGGTTTCGCAATGGAAAAACGGGGGCAGAGTCGGGCTCGCACGACGACTGCTTGATGGCGATGGCGATCGGACTGGCGGCGCGGCATGAGATGGCGGGGAGAGCGAGCCGGAAGTCCGATGGGATGCGGAGGCCAATCTTATCGATATAG